TCGTCTCCAAGTACTATGTCATCCTCTTGATCGTAATGAAACTCATTAATCTCCACGCCATTTTCATAAACGCTTAAAATAAGAGAATCGCTAATTTTCAAGCCTTTTTCGAAACACTCTACGCTGCTGCCGTCATGATTATTGATAACAACCTTCACATTTACTTTTTCGATACCTTGTATATTCATATTAAGCTTCCTCCTATCATTTATGCACACTATAATGTGCATTTCTCACCTCAAATAATACACATCATAATGTGCATTGTCAACAACCAATTTTATTTTTATAATTAAGGTAAATACTATTAATGGGAGGAAATACTGTGATTAAAGTACACTTGGCACGAATTTTAGAAGAAAAAGGTTTAAAGATTGTAGATTTAGTAAATATGACAGGATTGCATAGAAACGGAATTTCAAATTTAGTTAACGAAAAAACAAAGGGAATTGATTTTGATACTTTAGAAAAGATTTGTGTTGCATTGGATTGTAATTTAGAAGATTTATTAGAGATTGTAAAAGAGGAAAAGGATATCGCTGAATAAGGCGTTCTTTTTTACGGAAACTTCCCGACGTCGGGAACTATGGAGAGGATATACGGTGTAAAATGAACCTTTTCGAAGCCCTAAATATCAGTAGGAAAATATAACCAAAAATTGTTATAATTAAACTCGTAAGATATTTTAGGGAGGGTTCACTTTGAAAAAGACATTAATCGTTGGGGCATTATGTTTATCGCTTGCTTCTTTAACTGCGTGTAGTAGTGGTGGCGAAAAATCATCCGCTGAGTCGAAGCAAGAAGCGAAAAAAGAAAAGAAAGAAACGAAGGTAACGGTAGATTCTATCATTACTGAGTTTAAAAACGCTGGGCTAGAAGCCGAAAATCCAACGGATCTACCTCAAAAAGAGTTCGGTAATATGCGTAAGGAAGGGAAACGTATTGTAGTACCAACACTCGGTGAAGATAAAGGCGGTAGATTATTCGAAATTACTAAAAAAGAAGACTTAGAGAAAGCGAAGAAGTATTACGATGAACTAGGAAACTCAGCCCCCATGTTATTTTCCCATACATACGCAAAAGGTAACTTCCTGTTACAAATGAATGGCGATATGAAGGACGAAGAGTTCGCTAAATATAAAGGCGTAATAGATAAACTAGTGAAATAAAAAAATCGACCGCCCGTAATAGGCGGTCTTTTCTCATCCGTAATTATCCTTACAACTCCATCGCCATCGCGCCTCCTTTTACGTTATTTTAATAAGGGCTTACGTGTAAACTTTAACATTTAAATATTAACGTAATGTAAATGCAGTATAAATTCTCTATTGATATTAAAATATATTGATGTATTGCCTTTTAGACTCTAAAAAAAATCCCCAACAAAGGTTCTCTGTCAATATAAAAATTTATACTAATATGGTATAATTTTCATGGTTTATTAAGTATAGAAAGGATTCAAGTAATGGGAAAATTCCAAAGTAATTTACAAACAGCAACACAAATTGCTACGAAAATGGGATTAGCCTCTGACAGGCTTCAAAGTGCAACAAGTCGTTCTATAACAAAGGCGACGCGTACAACACTATCTGTTAATTCCAAAGCACAAGAAGCGAATCAACAAGTTTTAGATTTAACGAAACAATTTTCTGCCGCCTTTCAACAATCGGTTAATAATATTCATTCGGTAGCTAACGAGTTTGAGAGAATGGATAACGAACTTCAAAATACTTTTCGCTAATGTAATAACCTACGTAAAGTAAAACGGTAGGAGGAAAAAGATGAGTCAAGATATTGAAAAACAAATGAATCAATTAAATCAAAAATTACGAATTGTATTTGAAGAACAGAATCGGAATCAATCTGCGATTCAAACACAGGAACAAGTAGAAGAAGATTTTCATGCATGGAAAAATCAAAACCATCGTTTGTTTGACCGTATTTTAGGAACTTGGCATAGAGATAGAGAAATGTCATTGTTTTTTATGAATATGAGTCAAGATGCACAATATATTGAGCGAAAACTTACTTTTGAATTGGAAAATCAAAAAGAAACATTGCTTAAAGAAAAACGAAATCTTAGTGACTTAGAAAATGACCTTTACTATCAAAAACAAAATCTAGCAAAGGAGGTCAATTCATGAGTTTGAATATGTATCTAGGGGAAGTACATACGCAAACACAAAGCATGAACGCTGTATGTACGGCTACGATTCAAGGTATGGAACAAGCCATTCAGTCGATTGACACTTTTGCAATCGATACGGTTCTACAAGGACAAACTTATAGCAGTGCAAAATCATTTTTTGTACAAACCTTTCGTCCTTTAGCACAAGGAATCATTTACTTATGTGAAGAATTAATCCGTCAAAATGATGCCTTTCCAAGTCAATTTCAATCACAGGTAGCTTCAACTGATGTCATTGAACAAGAGTTATTAGAACAAATTCGAGAAATTGACCGAATGAAAACAAGTATGGAAGCCATCAGTCAAGCTATGCCAATCCCAGGTATGGACGCTATGACGAATCTTTTTATTGCCATGAGGAAGAAACTGCAAGAAAAGTTAGATCATCTGTATCAATTCAATCAGACCTCTAGCAATAACTATAGTACAGCAATTCAATTAGCCGCTAGCATTGCGACAGGTTTGGCGGAAGTCCAAAGTGGAAAAGGCTTTAGTCCTGCAAGTGGTACGTTTAGTACACAAGGGTTGAATATGGAGTGGACGACTTCTATTCAAACGATTACAGAAGAGAAATCCCGAAAAGCTGACCATTCAATTAAAGATGGAGAAATGTGCGGTAGGATAGAAGAGAAATCTCCGATTAGAAAGGCTTGGGACGATAAGGTAGACGATGTAGTTACAATGTTCGAAACAGTAAAAAAGATGTGGAATGGTACTGTAATCGGAACAGGGAAAGCTGTTGAAGATGAAATCAAGTCCATGGAAACTTTAAGTAATATGGATATGGACTTAGAAACTTTTATTAATGTTACGTTACATATACAATTTTACATTTGGAAGAAACGGCACAAAATATGTGGCATGCATTTTCAAGTACTATGAAACGAGATATAATAGATGGAGATGCAGAGAGCCGTACACAATGGACTACTTATGGACTAACACAAATAGGTATCGGTCTAATTGCCGATAAGGGACTAGGTAAAGCAGGTTTCGTCACAAAAGCATCGAGTGGAGCAAGTACATTCGCTAAAGGCGTAACGCTAGTAAAAGAATTGAAGCAAGTATCTGATATTTTACAACCTGTTAAGAAAGATGTTTCTTATGCTTTCTCTGGCGGAAATAATATACGCTCTAAATTTGATATACCTGATTTTAAACAAGCTGAAGAAAAGCTATCAACTCATCAGTTTGCTAATTCTGGTGGAAATACTAATACTAATGCTATAAAGCCAGGAGATACTAGTCCGTTAGCTCCAGGAGGAGGATTAATTGCCCATGAGGCAAAACCTGGCCAAAGAAGAGGTGGTCACTTAATCAAAAAACACGTAGAAAAAACGGATGCAGAACTATTGCAAAGATTACAAAGTGACCCTAGAATACCAGCATCATCATCTTTCACTAATAGGGCTATAGCCGAGAGAGTAGCTAATGAAGTTTTAAGTAATCCACAAAATATAGCAAAAATAAATAGGTGGTTAAACAATCCTAATAGCAGACCAACCTTACCGCTAAGATATAACGGTAATAGTATACTTGGACGATATGTCGAAAGAGGATCAAATGGTGCTTTAGATGTGGAAAATGCTGTGATTGTTTTGAAAAAAGATAACCAAGGAAGTTTTATTATTACAGGATATCCAGAAAAGTAGAGGAGAATTTGTATGGAAAATAAATATAGCCATTATGAAGAATTAGGTGATTTCTTAGCAGGAACATTTCACCAAGATATTGAATCACCTGAGGAAGCTCTTAATGAATTTATAATGGAAGTTACTAAAATATGTATCGAAAATACCAAAAATGATATACTTTTGTTTTTAAACAGTAATCTAACTGATAGTGAAAAAGAGGAATTTATTAAATATAATGCTTACATTTATTTCCCTGCATTAAACTTAACAGCTATAGAATGGTTACAGCAGACCCTTGAAATACTAAAAGAAGCTATAAAAAGTAAAGAATAAAAACTAAACAAAGCCGACTCAGCTTGATATGAGTCGGCTTTACTATTACTTCACACTCACATACGCATCACTAGCCGTAATGTAGTACGTAGTTCCTTTCAAATTACTAATTAGAGTCGGTATTTTACGTTTTAAAGCCGTTTTCCCTAGAGAATTGTCTAGGAATTTAGCGGTATGTATTCGGAATAGTAGTAATACATAAGAAAGGTTTATAGTCCGTAAAACGTAGAGTATTATCTAGTGATTTAGACCCGAAGTTTTAAATTCTGCACGGATTTTGCGGGCACCTGGCAAAACTTTTTTATTTTTGATAGCCCCGGGGGTAAAAAAGAAGCCGGTATTATTTTACCGACTATAATTTAAACGTTTTTAATTTATCTTCAATTTGTTCCTCTGTAATTCCAATGTATCGTAATGTTATCGAAGGATGACTATGATTTAATATCTTTTGCAACTCCGCTACATCTTTGTGTTGTTTATAGTACCAATATCCGAACGATTTCCTTAACGTATGATTACCTACGCTTTCTACTCCTGCAAAGTCAGCCGCTTTATTTAACTGACGATATGCTTGCGTTGGTGATATCGCCTTGTCTCCCTTGCGTGATGGAAACAACCGCTCGCTATCTAATGTAGATACATATTCTTGTACCTCATCGTATATTGAATCAAGATAGATAGTACGTTTTTTTTGGGTCTTGCCTTCCTTAACGATTGCCTTACGCTTCCCCTTTACGTCCGATACCTTTAGCTTCAATAGATCACCGACACGTAATCCCGTATTAATACCGATCAGGAATAGTATGTAATCCCGTTCACTACAATGCCTACGTAACGCCCACTTAAAATCGTTAATCTTTTCTAAATCTCGAATAGGTTGCACGTCTTTCAATTGATTCATACAAAATACCCCTTTCACTAACGTAATAATATCAACGTTTTGAATGTACGATTTTTTAAACTATCTCTATTTTATCGCCGATACCCCACAACATCAATAAAATAAACGAAATGAATGTACGTTTTTATGTAGAATCATACATTGAAAATGAGAGTCGAGGATTTCGAGGCACGTCTCTTCCAGAGGGGTGAAGCTGGTGAAATCGGAAGTATTCAGAAAGTCATCAAACGAGTTTCTTCTACTACACATAACGAAATAACACCACTTCCGAAAATTTCCGGAGGGTGTCTATCAGACGGCGGAGACTGGCGAAATGTAAACCGTTGTAAAACGCTCAATCCATTTCCTTCTATATATAGCGGAAAAATAGACCGCTTTACATTCACGTTAAAAGTTATCGGAGGGGTCACGTATAACGGGCGTTAGGCTGACGAAAATCACAATGAATCACAACGTTAAAACCTCTTAAATCCTTTGTATATAGCCGTTATTCCTACGACATTTACATTGTGACTTGTTACTATCGAAAAGTTTCGAAGGCGCGTCCGTCTGATCCCTTCGCTCGGTAAAAACCGCAAATTACTACACCGTACTATAGTCGATATAGTCCGTTCCTTCCTTATATGGCGAAGATTATCGGCATTATAGTTCCTTATTGAAATTTCGAAAGGGAGCGTGTGTATGGGCCGGAAAGCTGGCAGAATGGGAACGGTTGGGAAGTCGTTATTGTAAATGCTTCTATATATGCGTAGTGAAATCGATACTTCCCATCGTTAGATATTACGTGGGTTACCTACGATGCACGGTTTCCGTGCGTGGGAGAAATTGTTGAAGAGTGAGACTTAGAGGATGACGTACGTCACGAACGACTGGAAATTAATGTATGAATAGTAATAGTATATAAACGGTGGAAATAACGTCAGATGTTCAATTTTGTTTATAAAACTAGAGCAAATTAATATATTAGCGAACAACCACAAAAATAAATTTATTACAATATATATATAGTTTTTTATGAATAGTTGGTAAAATAATACTATATATTAAAAAATTCACTTTATTTTGTACTTAGTAAGGGGAGAAGATTTATGTCTTTAGAACAATTAGAGGTCCAATTAACTAATGAGCATCTAGAAAAACTACTAAAAACCAAAGCAATTCGTGCTTTAGAAGAGCTTATTTGGAATGCTCTTGATGCTGACGCTGATATAGTTGATATAGTCTTTGAGAAAAATGAACTAAATGGGATTGAATCTATTTTAATTAGTGATAACGGACACGGCATCAATTACGATAATATAGAGCATTTTTTTGGAAGTTTGGGAAATTCTCATAAAGCGGAAAGTAGATTTAGTCCAAAAGGAAGAAAATATCATGGACGAAACGGTGAAGGAAGATACAAAGCTTTTGTATTAGGGACAGACGTAAATTGGGTAACTATTTCGAAACAATCAGAGGGCGTATATAAAACCTTTGAAATCAAGGGTAGATACCCTAACTTAAAATTATTCTCCATTTCAAGACTCGAAGAATCTATCAATAGCAATACAGGTGTAACTGTTCAAATTACAAATTTAAAGCATAAAAATGCTGACGCATTCGCCAACACTTCATCACTAGCACAACAATTGATATCCACTTTTGCTCCATACCTGTTTGTTAATAAAAATACTAAAATTACAGTAGATGGAATTCAGCTTGATGTTAATAACTTCATTAACGATTCCACTGAACAAGAAATCACAGAGGTTTTAGAATCAGGGGATATCATCACAGGAAAAATTAAAATTATTGAATGGAGATCAGGGAACTCTAAAAATACGTTTTTATCCAGTAGTTCTGAAACAAGATGCTATGACGAAGAACCATCAGGCCTAAAAGCTGGTGCATTTCCTCACACAGTATT
The DNA window shown above is from Bacillus clarus and carries:
- a CDS encoding helix-turn-helix domain-containing protein codes for the protein MIKVHLARILEEKGLKIVDLVNMTGLHRNGISNLVNEKTKGIDFDTLEKICVALDCNLEDLLEIVKEEKDIAE
- a CDS encoding TIGR04197 family type VII secretion effector, with the protein product MGKFQSNLQTATQIATKMGLASDRLQSATSRSITKATRTTLSVNSKAQEANQQVLDLTKQFSAAFQQSVNNIHSVANEFERMDNELQNTFR
- a CDS encoding DUF3958 family protein, producing the protein MSQDIEKQMNQLNQKLRIVFEEQNRNQSAIQTQEQVEEDFHAWKNQNHRLFDRILGTWHRDREMSLFFMNMSQDAQYIERKLTFELENQKETLLKEKRNLSDLENDLYYQKQNLAKEVNS
- a CDS encoding contact-dependent growth inhibition system immunity protein, which produces MENKYSHYEELGDFLAGTFHQDIESPEEALNEFIMEVTKICIENTKNDILLFLNSNLTDSEKEEFIKYNAYIYFPALNLTAIEWLQQTLEILKEAIKSKE
- a CDS encoding tyrosine-type recombinase/integrase, giving the protein MNQLKDVQPIRDLEKINDFKWALRRHCSERDYILFLIGINTGLRVGDLLKLKVSDVKGKRKAIVKEGKTQKKRTIYLDSIYDEVQEYVSTLDSERLFPSRKGDKAISPTQAYRQLNKAADFAGVESVGNHTLRKSFGYWYYKQHKDVAELQKILNHSHPSITLRYIGITEEQIEDKLKTFKL